One Vanacampus margaritifer isolate UIUO_Vmar chromosome 20, RoL_Vmar_1.0, whole genome shotgun sequence DNA window includes the following coding sequences:
- the LOC144040461 gene encoding uncharacterized protein LOC144040461 isoform X1, producing MSVMRPQRAKVKPKEEVAYFSSLGKDKDGFTIKYINSFKGRGVFSSCSFQKGVFPTEYRGEVISKQERENRLRVYHDAQKVFMFEFHYNGKTLWFPLKHNLMKTPLSQTAPKLTRFQLTHNLKTYSSCHRPS from the exons atgtcagtcatgaggccacagagggcaaaagttaaacccaaagaagaggtagcatatttttcatccttaggtaaagacaaggatggcttcaccataaaatatattaattcattcaaag gtcgaggagtgttcagttcctgctcctttcagaagggagtctttcctactgaatatcgaggagaagttataagcaaacaggaacgtgaaaacaggctgagagtgtatcatgatgcccagaaggttttcatgtttgaatttcactacaatggaaaaacactatg gtttccactgaagcacaacctgatgaagacaccgctatcacagactgcgccaaagttgaccag gtttcaactgacgcacaacctgaagacatacagtagctgtcacagaccaagttga
- the LOC144040461 gene encoding N-lysine methyltransferase KMT5A-A-like isoform X2, translated as MSVMRPQRAKVKPKEEVAYFSSLGKDKDGFTIKYINSFKGRGVFSSCSFQKGVFPTEYRGEVISKQERENRLRVYHDAQKVFMFEFHYNGKTLWFPLKHNLMKTPLSQTAPKLTRFQLTHNLKT; from the exons atgtcagtcatgaggccacagagggcaaaagttaaacccaaagaagaggtagcatatttttcatccttaggtaaagacaaggatggcttcaccataaaatatattaattcattcaaag gtcgaggagtgttcagttcctgctcctttcagaagggagtctttcctactgaatatcgaggagaagttataagcaaacaggaacgtgaaaacaggctgagagtgtatcatgatgcccagaaggttttcatgtttgaatttcactacaatggaaaaacactatg gtttccactgaagcacaacctgatgaagacaccgctatcacagactgcgccaaagttgaccag gtttcaactgacgcacaacctgaagacatag